ATGGCATGGCTTTCGTCAAACAAGATCACCCCGTCGAAATCAGCCCCGAGCCAGTCGACGATCTGGTCGACGCGGGACTTTTTTGCGCCCCGCTCCTCGGAGCGCAGCGTGGCATAGGTGGTGAACAGAATGCCCTCGGAGAGCGGGATGTCGCGGCCTTGTGCAAAACGCGACAGCGGCGTGACCAGCAGCCGCTCCTGGCCAAGGGCAGACCAGTCGCGCTGAGCGTCCTCGAGAAGCTTGTCGCTCTTCGAGATCCAGAGCGCCTTGCGCCGACCCTGAGCCCAGTTGTCGAGCACAATCCCGGCCGACTGGCGGCCCTTGCCCGCCCCGGTGCCGTCGCCAAGGAAGAAGCCGCGGCGGAAACGGACAGCGTCCGTGGCATCGTCGGGCGCGGCCGAGACCATGTCGCCGGTTTCATCGACAGTCCACGAGCCGGCGAGGTGCGCAGAATGCGCCTCGCCCGCATAGATCACCGTTTCAAGCTGGGCGTCAGAGAGCAGGCTCTCGTGCAGAACGGCGGCGGGCAGTTTCGGGCGGTAGGAAGGTTTCGGGGGCGCGACGGACGCCATCGCCGCCGACTGCACCAGCTTCGTCGGGTGCGGTGCCGCGTCGGGAATGTCGATGGCCTGAAGCCGGAAGGTCTCGTAGATCGCGTCGGAAAGGCGCGCGGTATTGGCCTCCTCAGTCGCATCGCGCAGCGCATAGGCCAGATCTTCGGCCTCGATTTGTGCGCTGGACTGGTGGGAACTGGCCGCAGGGGTCGCGCGCGATGTACCGATGGCAGCGCGCGTGGCGCGGGCAGGATTTCCCGGAAAGGGGGAAGAAGGGCCCTGCCCGGCGGGTGCGACCTGCGCCAGCGCAAGGCGCGGGGGGACATGGGTAGTAATCAGCGACAGCAGGCTGGCGACATCAGGCGAAATCGGGCGCGCCAGATCGGCTGTGATGCCGCCCGCCTCGCCGCCGCGGCATTTGTCGAAGACCGAAATCCGCGTCTCGAAGCTGGTGCCATGTTTGGCAAACGCGGCACCGGATACGGCACCTGTAAAGACCAGATGCGCGGTCTCGGTCAGGCAGCCAAAGGTTTCGGCCCAAGCCGGGGAATCGGGCGCGAAGCACGCACCGGTGATGGCGACCAGCCGTCCGCCGGGGACCAGGCGCGCGAGCGCAGAGCGCAGATGCCGCGCTGTCGCCTCGGTGGTGCGGGCGTCGACATTGGCCACCGCCGAGAACGGCGGGTTCATCAGGATGACGCTCGGGCGCAACCCTGCGTCCAGATGATCGTCGATCTGGGCTGCGTCAAAGCCCGTGACAGGCCGGCCCGGAAACAAGCGACGGAGGAGATCAGCGCGGGTGTCGGCAAGCTCGTTCAGCGCGAGGCTGCCGCCCGCGATTTCCGCGAGGACCGCCAGAAGGCCCGTTCCAGCCGATGGCTCCAGCACCAGATCGCGCGATGTGATCTGTGCTGCCGCCAGCGCCGCCAAGCCCATGGGCAGCGGCGTCGAGAACTGCTGGAACCGCTCCATCTCCTCGGACCGCCGCGTATGGGTCGGCAAAAGGCCGGACACCTTAGCAAGGATCGGCAGCAAGGCGGCAGGCGAACCGGCACGTGCCAGGAGCGCGCGGCCAAATTTCTGCATAAACAGGACCAGCGCTGCTTCGCCTGCTTCATATGCCAGCTTCCAGTCCCAGGCGCCGGTCGCATCGGAGCCACCAAAGGCGCGTTCCATCTCAAGGCGCAGGCGCAGCGCGTCGATCTGGAAACCTTGCGCCAGATCAGTCTGCAGCGCTTTGGCCACGCTCAAGATCGCAGCGGCCGTATCGAGGGACGGGATGGGGACAACAGGCGCAAGTGCGCGCTCGGTCGCAAAATGGGCGAGATGGGTCATCGGGAAACTCCGGAATGAGGAACAGGATCAGGCCCGGACACCCTCTTTCGGGCACCCTCAGGCCTGACATCCCCCGGCCCTCCTCTTCCTCTCAAACCCCATGATTTCCGCAGGTGGCTTGATTTTGTTCCTGGTATGTTCTATTTTGAAACCAAGCTAAGAAGGGAGATCCCCGATGGAAAGCACCACTTACGTCCTGCCCGCGACGCCAAAGCAGATCGCCTATGCGCGCGCTCTGGCCCTGCGCAACCAGACGCTTCTGCCGTGGGAGGTTCAGCAAGATCGGCGATCCTTGAGCGCCTGGATCGACGCGCAGGCCAAGCTCACACCCGCGACTGCGCTGGACAGCCTGCCCTCGTCCAAACAGGTCGCCTTCGCCGAGCGTCTCGCCCGGATCAAACGCCGCGCCGTGCCGGATGAGTGTTTCCGCGACAAGGGGCTGATGTCGAAGTGGATTGATGGGAACAAATGAAGCTGGTCTGATCCTGCGGTGACCGAGATTACTTCAGCCGATCGACAACGGATGCCCCGCCCGACCTGGCAAGCGCGATCAGGCTGGACTGGATTTTGGATGTGAAGACGGAACTGAACGTGCCGATGGGCGTGCGGTCCTCCCAGACATAGGACCGCTCCAGAATATCGGTGTTGATCTCGTCCAGCATGACCCATTTGCGAACATGGGTCTCCAACCCTACGCGCTGCGACTCGATCTGTGGCACCTCGATAAACTTGCGCGAGGCCAAGGGCGGCTGCGTCGTGATCAGCAGGATGAACACCACGGTCTCGCTATCGGACTTGGCGACAGTGACGGCGATACAGACAGGCCGCGTCTTGCGGCCCTCGGTCTCACCCGCCATCTGTTCGCGTTTCCACAGGAACGGGTAGCGGAAAACCTCTCCAGCACTCTGCTTAGTCATCCGCCTGCGTCAAGTCCCGCTCGAGCCCTTCTATCATCAGCGACTTGAGATCCTCGGGCATCTCGTCAACCATATGAGCCTGCTGCGTGGCCTCCCGGGTGAGCTGCTGGTACTGATCCATGCTCATCAGCACGAATTTCGGCTTGCGATGTTTGGTGATTGCGATCGGCGACCGAATGGCCGCGTCAAACAGGTCACTTGTGTGCCGCGTCAGGTCGGCCGCCTTGAACTCGGGAAGATCATGCATGATCGAGGTCTCCATTTGTGCAGAATATACATACATTCTGGATATTCTGCAAGAGATGGGTTGCGCCCGCCCATGTGTCATCCGAACCGCCGCCCTGCTTCGGTGAAGGTGTATTCATTGGCGATGATGCCGTCCTCAACGGACTCATCCGAGGTCAGGTGGTCGTATTCAGCCTCAAGTTGGCGGTAGAGCCAGCGGGCGAGATCGCGGATCGCCTCGGTCACAATCTCTTCGGCATCCTGGGTGGGCGGTTGCCAGGTCGGGCTGTCGCGGGTGACGTCCACGGACATGCAGTATTCGTGGTAGTAGCGACCGCGGTGGCTGACCTCGGCAGCGAGCTGGTAGAAGTTACGCCGCTGGATGGCCTGCAGCCGGTCGGCGATGCCGTGCAGCGCCGCGTCCTTGGGCGCATAGTCACGGATACGCACAGTCGCGCCCTTGGCGTGGCTGAGGTATGCTTCAAAACAGGCCCCATCCCCCTGACTCCAGAACCCTGAAAACCAGATGCAGGGCTTGGCCCGCGTCCCTCCGCCCATCAACCGCACGGGGATGGTTTTGAGCCGGACGCCGAGGATTTCGCAAACCCGTTCGAAGTCCTCGTAGACTGCGTCCCACCAGTCATCGTGGGGGCCAAGCTCGCGATACCAGCTGCGCGCCTTCTCCTTGGCGGCCTCCGAGAGTTCGGGGAACTGGTAGACGGTGGTACAGATGACCTCAGGCATCGGCGTCCTCCCCGTTCAGCGCGGCGGCCAACCATTCGTGCGTGCTCGTCCAGCCGATGGATTTGCGTGCGGCGAGATCGATGACATGCGCGCCGCCGCCGAAGGCGTCGAGGCGCGGTCGGGAGCAGGTCAGGGCATATTGGAACCCCCAGAGGCCGGTGAGGTCGAGGTCTTCTGCCAGGCGCAAGACGAAGCGGATGACTGCGTCGACATCGCCGTGGTCGTCGTCATGGATCCAGAGGGTGCTGCCTTCGGTCGCGTCCTGATGCAAGAGGGTGAAACCCGAGACCTCCGGGTCATCGGCGTCCTGATCCGCGGCGCGCAGGTCATGAAACAGCGCGAGTGCGCGGGCGGCCTTTTCGGGGCTGCCGACGTCGATCAGGCATGAGAAATGGGTGAAGTAATCCGCCATGGGGACCTCCTGAGATTGAGAAACCCGGGCCTTGGGGCCGGGCACTGGATTGGGATGAAGGGATGGGGCAGAGCGATCAGCCGGATGGCGGATCGCCTGCTGCCTGACGCGCTGCGTGCGCGCAGAGCATCTGCCGGTAGAAGCGCTTGCGCGCCGTCCGGAAGCTGCGCACGGCGCGCGTGTCGGGGTGCAGCGCTCGGACCGCCGCGCGCAGAACTGTCTGGGGCGATGCCGTCGGCGACAGACCGAGGCGCTGATAGGCTGGATCGGTCATGTCAGCTCACCTCGACCACGGGCGAGGCGAGATGCGGATCGACCAGCGCCTCGATCCGCTCGGTCCGGCCCATCCAGGGTTCGGGCCGGATGGCCTTCACCCAGTCGGCGAAGCTCGGGATGAAGCCGAGGTCTTCCTTCACATGCTGTTCGCCGACCCAGCGGGTCGGGATGATGCGCCCGGTCGAGAGCGTGAGGGTCTGACCGAAGATCGTCTCGGCCATGAATATGCCCTCGGCATGGTGCCGCAGGGCCCGGTGCCGAAAATCGGCGCTGATCTCCTTGCTTTGGTCGAACCATGTATGCACCGCGATGAAATCATCGACCGTGCCGCCCCATTTCTTCACTGAGGACAGGGCGTGGTGATATGGATGTGCCATCGCTGCCCCCTCAGAAATCGTGCGTGTAAAGTTCGGACGAGGTGAAGCGCTCGTTGAACTCGAGATGGATGCAGCGGGCCGCAGCGTCGAAGCAGAACTCGCCGTAAGCGCCGTCGTTGTTTTCCCAACCGCCATGTGTGTCAGACAGGAAGTCGTAGGCGAGCTGCTCGACAACATCCTCCAGCGAGAGCTGCCGCATCTCGACCTCGGGGTCATCCCAGGTCAGCGCGGCATAGGGGATTTCGGTTGCGGTAAAATCGACAGCCGTCTCGCCCGCCCAGGCGCCGATACTTTCGATCTGGCCGCTGTCGCCGGCCCCGTCGAAGGTCACGATTACATGAGTGATGCCGACGGCCATGAGGCCATCGAAGAGACGGTCCTTGTTGCCCGGGCGCAGGGCGAGAGTCCGGGCGGTGCGTTCGGCATGCGCGGCAAGGATCGCCCCGAAATCGACGGTGGATGGTCGCAGCGGGGCGGCCAGAGTGGGTTCAGTCTGGGTCATGGATATCTCCGTTCGGTGAGGACAGGTCAGACCCCCGGGTGGCGCACTCCTCTGCCCCCCGAAGGCTCAAACCCTTCCCAGCCCTCCTCTGTCTCTCGGGCGTCACGCCGCGATCTGCAGCGCGCGGGCGGCAAAAGCGCGCTAGAGCGGGTCGACAAGGCGGGCATCCAGCAGATCGGCACGGTGACGCAGCCGCTGCGCCAGTTCAGGCTCGTGCCAGTCAGTGGCACGGCCAGCCTGGGCGCGAAGTTGAACCGCCTCGGTCACGACGGCCCGCGCCTCAAGAGCATTGGCGACAGGGTGGCACCAAGCCACAGCGCCATGACTGGCGGCCCCGGCAAGAACCAGGCGCTGGTCGTAATCAAGGATGGCCAGAAGCTGCGGCGCTGCATCGGAGCCGTTGTCCTCCGCAAGCTCAAACGCCCCCTGCATGGCATCGGCCAGCGTCGCAAAACGCTCAACGACCACGGGGGCAGCGGCGCCCGACATCAGGGCTGCAGGCGTCCGGTGCATCCGCGTCAGCGCGAAAGGCAGGCTGGGATCAGGAGCGACAGTTGGGCCATTTGCGCCAGGACCCATCGGGCGCGCGCTCGGTTGGATCGGCAGGGGAAGGTCAAACATGGTAATATCTCCAACGGCGCGGGAAGCCTCTCTCCCCGCCTCATCCGTCAAAGACCAAACCCCCGCCCTCTTCCTCGAAGGGGCGACGGCAGCAGGTCTGGTGCCACGATCAGAGCTTGCCGAGGGCCCGCAGGCTCAGCTCCGTCCCGGCGCCGACGATGATGTGGTCATGCAGCGTCAGGCCGAGATACTTGCAGCCCTTCTGGATCTCCTTGGTCATGCTGAGATCGGCCTCGGACGGCGTGGGATCACCCGAAGGGTGATTGTGGATCAGGATCAGGGCGCTGGCGTTCAGCATCAGGGCGCGCTTGATCACCTCGCGCGGATAGACAGGGACATGATCGACTGTGCCGGTCGACAAAAGCTCATCGGCGATGATGCGGTTCTTGCGGTCGAGATAGAGGACATGGAACCGCTCGATCGGGCCACGCACGGTCAGAGCGCAATAGTCCATCAGCGCCTGCCAGCTGCCGATGACCGGGTTCTGGCTAAGGTAGCGGCCGAGGATGTCGCGTGCCTCGAGAATGACGGTTTCTTCCTGGGGGGTCATGGGCGTCTCGCTGAGATGCGCACGCCGACGCCCCCTGTCCTTTCGGGGCAAAGCCAACGGCGTGCATGTTGAGAAATAGCTGCAGCGACCGCCCCGGTG
Above is a window of Sulfitobacter sp. OXR-159 DNA encoding:
- a CDS encoding type II toxin-antitoxin system prevent-host-death family antitoxin, coding for METSIMHDLPEFKAADLTRHTSDLFDAAIRSPIAITKHRKPKFVLMSMDQYQQLTREATQQAHMVDEMPEDLKSLMIEGLERDLTQADD
- a CDS encoding antitoxin of toxin-antitoxin stability system produces the protein MPEVICTTVYQFPELSEAAKEKARSWYRELGPHDDWWDAVYEDFERVCEILGVRLKTIPVRLMGGGTRAKPCIWFSGFWSQGDGACFEAYLSHAKGATVRIRDYAPKDAALHGIADRLQAIQRRNFYQLAAEVSHRGRYYHEYCMSVDVTRDSPTWQPPTQDAEEIVTEAIRDLARWLYRQLEAEYDHLTSDESVEDGIIANEYTFTEAGRRFG
- a CDS encoding DUF6915 family protein, encoding MAHPYHHALSSVKKWGGTVDDFIAVHTWFDQSKEISADFRHRALRHHAEGIFMAETIFGQTLTLSTGRIIPTRWVGEQHVKEDLGFIPSFADWVKAIRPEPWMGRTERIEALVDPHLASPVVEVS
- a CDS encoding DUF6878 family protein translates to MTQTEPTLAAPLRPSTVDFGAILAAHAERTARTLALRPGNKDRLFDGLMAVGITHVIVTFDGAGDSGQIESIGAWAGETAVDFTATEIPYAALTWDDPEVEMRQLSLEDVVEQLAYDFLSDTHGGWENNDGAYGEFCFDAAARCIHLEFNERFTSSELYTHDF
- a CDS encoding DNA repair protein RadC, which gives rise to MFDLPLPIQPSARPMGPGANGPTVAPDPSLPFALTRMHRTPAALMSGAAAPVVVERFATLADAMQGAFELAEDNGSDAAPQLLAILDYDQRLVLAGAASHGAVAWCHPVANALEARAVVTEAVQLRAQAGRATDWHEPELAQRLRHRADLLDARLVDPL
- a CDS encoding JAB domain-containing protein — encoded protein: MTPQEETVILEARDILGRYLSQNPVIGSWQALMDYCALTVRGPIERFHVLYLDRKNRIIADELLSTGTVDHVPVYPREVIKRALMLNASALILIHNHPSGDPTPSEADLSMTKEIQKGCKYLGLTLHDHIIVGAGTELSLRALGKL